One window from the genome of Ailuropoda melanoleuca isolate Jingjing chromosome 5, ASM200744v2, whole genome shotgun sequence encodes:
- the LOC117802190 gene encoding histone H4: MSGRGKGGKGLGKGGAKRHRKVLRDNIQGITKPAIRRLARRGGVKRISGLIYEETRGVLKVFLENVIRDAVTYTEHAKRKTVTAMDVVYALKRQGRTLYGFGG, from the coding sequence ATGTCTGGTCGCGGCAAGGGCGGCAAGGGCCTGGGCAAGGGGGGCGCCAAGCGCCACCGCAAGGTGCTGCGCGACAACATCCAGGGCATCACCAAGCCCGCCATCCGGCGGCTGGCCCGGCGCGGCGGCGTCAAGCGCATCTCCGGCCTCATCTACGAGGAGACCCGCGGGGTGCTCAAGGTGTTCCTGGAGAACGTGATCCGGGACGCCGTCACCTACACGGAGCACGCCAAGCGCAAGACGGTCACGGCCATGGACGTGGTCTACGCGCTCAAGCGCCAGGGCCGCACTCTCTACGGCTTCGGGGGCTGA
- the LOC100465943 gene encoding histone H4: MSGRGKGGKGLGKGGAKRHRKVLRDNIQGITKPAIRRLARRGGVKRISGLIYEETRGVLKVFLENVIRDAVTYTEHAKRKTVTAMDVVYALKRQGRTLYGFGG; this comes from the coding sequence ATGTCTGGTCGCGGCAAGGGCGGCAAGGGCCTGGGCAAGGGGGGCGCCAAGCGCCACCGCAAGGTGCTGCGCGACAACATCCAGGGGATCACCAAGCCCGCCATCCGGCGGCTGGCCCGGCGCGGCGGCGTCAAGCGCATCTCCGGCCTCATCTACGAGGAGACCCGCGGGGTGCTCAAGGTGTTCCTGGAGAACGTGATCCGCGACGCCGTCACCTACACGGAGCACGCCAAGCGCAAGACGGTCACGGCCATGGACGTGGTCTACGCGCTCAAGCGCCAGGGCCGCACCCTCTACGGCTTCGGGGGCTGA
- the LOC100465694 gene encoding LOW QUALITY PROTEIN: histone H2A type 1-H (The sequence of the model RefSeq protein was modified relative to this genomic sequence to represent the inferred CDS: inserted 2 bases in 1 codon) has translation MSGRGKQGGKARAKAKTRSSRAGLQFPVGRVHRLLRKGNYAERVGAGAPVYLAAVLEYLTAEILELAGNAARDNKKTRIIPRHLQLAIRNDEELNKXLGKVTIAQGGVLPNIQAVLLPKKTESHHKAK, from the exons ATGTCCGGACGCGGGAAGCAGGGCGGCAAGGCTCGCGCCAAGGCCAAGACGCGCTCCTCGCGGGCGGGTCTCCAGTTCCCGGTGGGCCGTGTGCACCGCCTGCTCCGCAAGGGCAACTACGCCGAGCGGGTCGGGGCCGGCGCGCCCGTGTACCTGGCGGCCGTGCTGGAGTACCTGACGGCCGAGATCCTGGAGCTGGCGGGCAACGCGGCCCGCGACAACAAGAAGACGCGCATCATCCCGCGCCACCTGCAGCTGGCCATCCGCAACGACGAGGAGCTCAACAA GCTGGGCAAAGTCACCATCGCGCAGGGCGGTGTCCTGCCCAACATCCAGGCCGTGCTGCTGCCCAAGAAGACCGAGAGCCACCACAAGGCCAAGTGA
- the LOC100465442 gene encoding histone H2B type 1-C/E/F/G/I, whose product MPEPAKSAPAPKKGSKKAVTKAQKKDGKKRKRSRKESYSVYVYKVLKQVHPDTGISSKAMGIMNSFVNDIFERIAGEASRLAHYNKRSTITSREIQTAVRLLLPGELAKHAVSEGTKAVTKYTSSK is encoded by the coding sequence ATGCCCGAGCCGGCCAAGTCGGCTCCGGCCCCGAAGAAGGGCTCCAAGAAGGCGGTGACCAAGGCGCAGAAGAAGGACGGCAAGAAGCGCAAGCGCAGCCGCAAGGAGAGCTACTCGGTGTACGTGTACAAGGTGCTGAAGCAGGTGCACCCCGACACCGGCATCTCGTCCAAGGCCATGGGCATCATGAACTCGTTCGTCAACGACATCTTCGAGCGCATCGCGGGCGAGGCGTCGCGCCTGGCGCATTACAACAAGCGCTCGACCATCACGTCCAGGGAGATCCAGACGGCCGTGCGCCTGCTGCTGCCCGGGGAGCTGGCCAAGCACGCCGTGTCCGAGGGCACCAAGGCCGTCACCAAGTACACCAGCTCCAAGTGA